Proteins encoded by one window of Cloeon dipterum chromosome 2, ieCloDipt1.1, whole genome shotgun sequence:
- the LOC135935719 gene encoding retinol dehydrogenase 12-like, with amino-acid sequence MGFLTSVFVVLVVLVVAVKAWYQGTMRMCRSTRRLDGKVVIVTGSNTGIGKETARDLARRGARVYLACRDLSRGKAARSDIIESTGNHKVEVLKLDLGSLASVRAFVQEFLSKEKQLDVLVNNAAATGLENKLSKDGLQQEMQINHFGPFLLTVLLLDVIKKTRSSRIVTVSSLAHKYGTIDFANLNCEKAFPGGAKLYSNAKLANVLFANELARRLEGTDVTSNSLHPGVVKTEIARRMPLPNVLYKLLGYVTAFFFKNEYEGAQTSIHLAVSEEVEGVTGRYFVDCKDAKMSADAKNQELAKKLWDKCVQLVKLTPEEIKL; translated from the exons ATG GGCTTCCTGACGTCCGTGTTTGTGGTCTTAGTGGTCTTGGTGGTGGCCGTCAAGGCCTGGTACCAAGGCACCATGCGCATGTGCCGCAGCACGCGCCGATTAGATGGAAAAGTGGTCATAGTCACAGGATCTAATACAg GAATTGGGAAAGAGACCGCGCGAGATCTAGCGAGGAGAGGCGCTCGCGTTTACCTGGCCTGCAGAGATCTCTCCAGAGGAAAAGCAGCTcgaa gtgACATAATTGAGAGTACGGGCAACCACAAAGTAGAGGTCCTCAAGTTAGATCTCGGATCGCTGGCGTCCGTACGCGCATTTGTGCAGGAGTTTCTCTCCAAGGAAAAACAACTGGACGTGCTCGTCAACAATGCTGCAGCCACTGGCTTGGAAAACAAACTTTCCAAGGACGGACTGCAGCAGGAAATGCAAATCAACCACTTTGGCCCATTCCTGCTCACTGTTCTCTTGCTGG aCGTTATAAAGAAGACACGGTCCAGCAGAATAGTCACAGTGTCTTCGTTGGCCCACAAATACGGTACAATCGACTTTGCCAACCTTAACTGTGAGAAGGCATTTCCGGGAGGAGCTAAACTGTACTCCAATGCCAAATTGGCCAATGTCCTCTTCGCTAACGAACTCGCCAGAAGATTAGAGGGAAcag ATGTGACAAGCAACAGTCTGCATCCAGGGGTGGTGAAAACAGAAATTGCCCGCAGAATGCCCTTACCAAACGTGCTTTATAAGCTCCTCGGCTACGTAACAGCATTCTTCTTCAaa AACGAATACGAAGGAGCCCAAACAAGTATTCATTTGGCCGTGTCGGAAGAGGTGGAGGGCGTCACTGGCAGATATTTCGTCGACTGCAAG GACGCGAAAATGTCAGCGGACGCAAAGAACCAAGAGCTTGCCAAGAAGCTGTGGGACAAGTGTGTGCAGCTGGTCAAACTAACTCCAGAAGAAATAAAGctgtaa
- the LOC135936194 gene encoding retinol dehydrogenase 14-like: MEEKVVIVTGSNRGIGKETARRLAAKGAKVILACRDLKGANSARFEIIESTKNQRVEVMKLDLASLQSVRDFVKEFNHSNDRLDVLINNAAAVGLENRQTADGLQQELQINHFGPFLLTILLLDVLKQSAPSRVVMVSSRWHRNGKIDLDNVNYENNFPGFKRCYQDAKLANVLFSNELAKRLSGTGVTCNSLHPGVINTDIRKRLPKLINFFFCLLYRHLTKTLEEGADTSVYLASSPEVQNVSGKFFFECKLTEMGKNAKDENLAAKYFDECIHLVMLTPPELTALSS, from the exons atggagGAAAAAGTAGTGATAGTTACTGGATCAAATAGAG GTATAGGAAAGGAAACGGCGAGACGATTGGCAGCTAAAGGCGCGAAGGTTATCTTGGCTTGCCGAGATTTGAAAGGGGCCAATTCCGCGCGAT TTGAAATAATCGAAAGCACGAAGAACCAAAGGGTGGAGGTGATGAAGCTGGACCTGGCATCGTTACAGTCCGTCAGAGATTTTGTCAAAGAATTCAACCACAGCAATGACAGACTCGACGTCTTGATAAATAACGCGGCGGCAGTTGGCCTGGAGAACCGACAAACGGCAGACGGATTGCAGCAGGAGTTGCAAATCAACCACTTTGGGCCTTTTCTCCTGACGATTTTGCTCTTAG ATGTTTTGAAACAGTCGGCCCCGAGCCGAGTGGTCATGGTGTCATCTCGCTGGCACAGGAATGGCAAAATCGATCTGGACAACGTCAACTACGAAAACAACTTCCCGGGTTTCAAGAGGTGCTACCAGGACGCTAAACTGGCCAATGTCCTGTTTTCCAATGAGCTCGCCAAAAGGCTTTCGGGCACAG gGGTAACGTGTAACAGTTTGCACCCAGGAGTGATAAACACTGACATCAGGAAGCGGCTGCCAAAACTGATCAATTTCTTCTTCTGCCTGCTCTACAGACACTTAACAAAG ACATTAGAGGAAGGCGCAGATACAAGCGTGTATTTGGCTTCGTCGCCAGAAGTGCAGAACGTGAGCGGAAAATTCTTCTTCGAATGCAAATTGACGGAGATGGGAAAAAACGCCAAAGATGAAAATCTCGCTGCTAAGTATTTCGACGAATGCATCCATCTAGTGATGCTCACGCCACCGGAGTTGACCGCTCTCTCATCATAA
- the Taf7 gene encoding transcription initiation factor TFIID subunit 7, with protein sequence MNKKGDPAEVASAAVEGPVELENQCIMRLPSEPANALREAIRSGSNNLKDRLGIKMEPDMRYGEVRFDHWLLHAKLVDLPSIVESLKTIDNKNFYKIADICQLLICSTEEEPPPPPEEEAPKKKKDPNKVDKKYLWPHGVTPPLKNVRKRRFRKTLKKKYVEAPEIEKEVKRLLRVDNDAVSVKWEIISEDQLLGPPEPGVEVEDSAPPRHDKEGKRGKKASKAANLAEHIFGEPVSDSDADDDSNSDEEDTKGIDVLNMDDEESSRLMMSGGEDSLVPSQDAASTSRGLVTQFSKDMFHKQDSLSPTSSHGVESTQSSMHFADVKEGRSARDLQMKATSLQDELDALYATRKQQEAAGDNENIALHQRLREMLDEKIENKVRELNQVKQQLHAQEHGVM encoded by the coding sequence atgaataaaaagggAGACCCTGCAGAGGTGGCTTCGGCTGCTGTGGAAGGGCCAGTGGAACTTGAAAACCAGTGCATCATGCGTCTGCCGAGTGAACCAGCGAATGCTCTTCGGGAGGCCATCCGCAGTGGCAGCAACAACCTGAAGGACAGGCTGGGAATTAAAATGGAACCAGACATGCGGTACGGCGAGGTGCGTTTCGACCACTGGCTGCTGCACGCCAAACTGGTCGACCTTCCGAGCATCGTCGAGTCCCTGAAAACGATCGACAACAAGAACTTTTACAAAATAGCCGACATCTGCCAGCTGCTGATCTGCTCGACGGAGGAGgagccgccgcctccgccggaAGAGGAGGCGCCCAAGAAGAAAAAGGACCCGAACAAGGTGGACAAGAAGTATTTGTGGCCGCACGGCGTCACTCCGCCCCTGAAGAACGTGCGGAAGCGGCGTTTCCGCAAGACCCTGAAGAAAAAGTACGTGGAGGCGCCGGAGATTGAAAAGGAGGTGAAGCGGCTGCTGCGGGTGGACAACGACGCCGTCAGCGTCAAGTGGGAGATCATCTCGGAGGACCAGCTGCTCGGGCCACCCGAGCCGGGCGTCGAGGTGGAGGACTCGGCGCCTCCGCGCCACGACAAGGAGGGCAAGCGCGGCAAGAAGGCGAGCAAGGCCGCCAATCTGGCCGAGCACATATTCGGCGAGCCCGTGTCCGACTCGGACGCGGACGACGACTCCAACTCGGACGAGGAGGACACCAAGGGCATCGACGTGCTCAACATGGACGACGAGGAGAGCAGCCGGCTGATGATGTCTGGAGGCGAGGACAGCCTGGTGCCCAGCCAGGACGCCGCCTCCACCTCCCGAGGCCTGGTCACGCAGTTCTCCAAAGACATGTTCCACAAGCAGGACAGCCTGTCCCCCACGTCGTCGCACGGCGTCGAGTCCACGCAGTCCTCCATGCACTTTGCTGACGTCAAGGAGGGCAGAAGCGCCAGGGACCTGCAAATGAAGGCCACCAGCCTACAGGACGAACTGGACGCTCTGTACGCGACGCGGAAGCAGCAGGAGGCTGCAGGTGATAACGAGAATATCGCCCTGCATCAGCGGCTGAGAGAGATGCTGgatgaaaaaatcgaaaacaaaGTGCGAGAGCTGAATCAGGTGAAGCAGCAGCTCCATGCGCAGGAACACGGTGTTATGTGA